From Streptomyces sp. Edi4, one genomic window encodes:
- a CDS encoding FAD-dependent monooxygenase: protein MRGGRVAIVGGSIAGCAAALAAHRGGAEEITVYERATGRLADRGVGLAMHNDRYAELEAGGFVTASMPWLQLTRRAWYVRDGSAPMGRLVGTLPFPFRTYNWGPLWRELRARVPESVDFRPGAVVDQVEVDPDGVELRTAAGGPDRFDFVVGCDGYRSVVRAAACPEVRPQYAGYLAWRGAFPVERLPDESRWPVEDCVYVVFDGGHAVIYRIPDGRGGHRVNWVLYAAPPAGHDLGLDSPTSLPPGTLTQELRAHARHLADHHMPPFWGELVRLTAPDELFIQPMYDFTAPRYATGRVALSGDAATVARPHTGGGAVKALQDATALAGALSSATTWPEAVAAYDAGRAAVGRGMVELGRGLGLGLVQRTPDWSAMDQTGLEAWWRRADGSNAFGGRRLA, encoded by the coding sequence ATGCGGGGAGGGCGAGTCGCCATCGTCGGCGGGAGCATCGCGGGGTGCGCGGCGGCGCTGGCCGCGCACCGGGGTGGCGCCGAGGAGATCACGGTGTACGAGCGGGCCACGGGCCGGCTGGCCGACCGGGGCGTGGGACTGGCGATGCACAACGACCGTTACGCCGAACTGGAGGCCGGCGGATTCGTGACGGCTTCGATGCCATGGCTCCAACTGACCAGGCGCGCCTGGTACGTTCGCGACGGCTCGGCCCCGATGGGCCGCCTGGTGGGCACGCTGCCCTTCCCCTTCCGCACCTACAACTGGGGCCCGCTCTGGCGCGAACTGCGCGCCCGCGTACCGGAGTCGGTGGACTTTCGCCCCGGCGCGGTCGTCGACCAAGTGGAAGTCGACCCCGATGGCGTCGAGTTGAGGACCGCGGCCGGGGGACCGGACCGTTTCGACTTCGTGGTGGGCTGCGACGGCTACCGCTCCGTGGTCCGCGCGGCCGCCTGCCCCGAGGTCCGCCCGCAGTACGCCGGCTATCTCGCCTGGCGCGGCGCGTTCCCCGTCGAGCGGCTGCCCGACGAGAGCCGCTGGCCGGTGGAGGACTGCGTCTATGTCGTCTTCGACGGCGGGCACGCCGTCATCTACCGCATCCCCGACGGCCGGGGCGGCCACCGCGTCAACTGGGTGCTCTACGCGGCGCCGCCCGCCGGTCACGATCTCGGGCTCGACTCCCCCACCAGCCTGCCGCCCGGCACCCTGACGCAGGAGCTGCGCGCTCACGCCCGCCACCTGGCGGACCATCACATGCCGCCGTTCTGGGGCGAGTTGGTGCGTCTGACCGCGCCGGACGAGCTGTTCATCCAGCCGATGTACGACTTCACCGCGCCCCGGTACGCGACCGGACGCGTCGCGCTGAGCGGTGACGCCGCCACGGTGGCACGGCCGCACACCGGCGGTGGCGCGGTGAAGGCCCTCCAGGACGCCACCGCCCTGGCCGGCGCGCTGTCCTCGGCCACGACCTGGCCCGAGGCGGTGGCCGCCTACGACGCCGGCCGCGCGGCGGTCGGGCGCGGCATGGTCGAACTCGGACGAGGTCTCGGCCTCGGGCTCGTCCAGCGGACCCCCGACTGGAGCGCCATGGACCAGACCGGCCTTGAGGCATGGTGGCGCCGGGCGGACGGTTCGAACGCGTTCGGCGGCCGCAGGCTCGCGTGA
- a CDS encoding excalibur calcium-binding domain-containing protein, which produces MRISESAVRTLLVSGLLGALALTTTGCQDDTTKTPAATVSAATPSQSAAPSPSPSQSADESPTPSPARTDDATPTAPPAAAKTPATGTVPKPKPKGPSVPPPMNGGGEKVSGGSGGGSSASYKNCAAARAAGVTPLHRGEPGYAAHLDRDGDGVACE; this is translated from the coding sequence ATGCGCATATCTGAATCAGCCGTCCGCACTCTGCTCGTCTCCGGCCTGCTCGGTGCGCTCGCCCTCACCACGACGGGCTGTCAGGACGACACCACGAAGACCCCGGCGGCCACGGTGTCGGCCGCGACCCCGTCGCAGTCCGCCGCGCCGTCGCCGTCGCCGTCACAGTCGGCCGACGAGAGCCCGACGCCAAGCCCGGCGCGGACCGACGACGCGACGCCGACCGCTCCCCCCGCCGCCGCCAAGACCCCGGCCACCGGGACCGTACCGAAGCCGAAGCCCAAGGGGCCGAGCGTGCCGCCCCCGATGAACGGCGGCGGCGAGAAGGTCAGCGGGGGCAGCGGCGGGGGCAGCAGCGCCTCGTACAAGAACTGCGCCGCCGCCCGCGCCGCCGGGGTCACTCCCCTGCACCGGGGCGAGCCGGGTTACGCCGCGCACCTGGACCGGGACGGCGACGGCGTGGCCTGCGAGTAG
- the aceB gene encoding malate synthase A → MSAPAPSPLAIVDAEPLPRQEEVLTDAALAFVAELHRNFTGRRDELLARRKDRRSEIARTSTLDFRPETAAIRADESWKVAPAPAALNDRRVEITGPTDRKMTINALNSGAKVWLADFEDASAPTWENVVLGQLNLIDAYERRIDFTDATSGKSYALKDADQLATVVMRPRGWHLEERHLQFDGRPVPGALVDFGLYFFHNAQRLIALGKGPYFYLPKTESYLEARLWNDIFVFAQDYVGVPRGTVRATVLIETITAAYEMEEILYELRDHAAGLNAGRWDYLFSIVKNFRDGGEKFVLPDRNAVTMTAPFMRAYTELLVRTCHKRGAHAIGGMAAFIPSRRDAEVNKVAFEKVKADKDREAGDGFDGSWVAHPDLVPIAMASFDAVLGDRPNQKDRLREDVSVAPGDLIAIDSLDAKPTYQGLVSAVQVGIRYIEAWLRGLGAVAIFNLMEDAATAEISRSQIWQWINAGVVFEHDGKTVRATADLARQVAADELAAIRAEIGEDAFAAGKWQQAHDLLLQVSLDADYADFLTLPAYDQLVG, encoded by the coding sequence ATGTCCGCACCAGCGCCGTCTCCGCTGGCCATCGTCGATGCCGAGCCCCTGCCCCGGCAGGAAGAGGTCCTTACCGACGCGGCCCTCGCCTTCGTGGCGGAGCTGCACCGGAACTTCACGGGGCGCCGCGACGAGCTCCTGGCCCGCCGCAAGGACCGCAGGAGCGAGATCGCCCGCACCTCCACGCTGGACTTCCGCCCCGAGACCGCCGCGATCCGCGCGGACGAGTCCTGGAAGGTCGCGCCCGCGCCGGCCGCGCTGAACGACCGCCGCGTGGAGATCACCGGTCCGACCGACCGCAAGATGACCATCAACGCCCTGAACTCGGGCGCGAAGGTCTGGCTCGCCGACTTCGAGGACGCCTCTGCCCCCACGTGGGAGAACGTCGTCCTCGGCCAGCTCAACCTGATCGACGCCTATGAGCGCCGCATCGACTTCACCGACGCCACCTCGGGCAAGTCGTACGCCCTCAAGGACGCCGACCAGCTCGCGACCGTCGTCATGCGCCCGCGCGGCTGGCACCTGGAGGAGCGCCACCTCCAGTTCGACGGCCGCCCGGTGCCCGGCGCCCTGGTCGACTTCGGCCTGTACTTCTTCCACAACGCCCAGCGCCTGATCGCCCTCGGCAAGGGCCCGTACTTCTACCTCCCGAAGACGGAGTCGTACCTGGAGGCCCGCCTCTGGAACGACATCTTCGTCTTCGCGCAGGACTACGTGGGCGTCCCCCGGGGCACCGTCCGCGCCACCGTCCTGATCGAGACGATCACCGCGGCGTACGAGATGGAGGAGATCCTGTACGAGCTCCGCGATCACGCGGCGGGGCTGAACGCGGGCCGCTGGGACTACCTCTTCTCCATTGTGAAGAACTTCCGGGACGGCGGCGAGAAGTTCGTCCTGCCCGACCGCAACGCGGTGACGATGACGGCGCCCTTCATGCGCGCCTACACCGAACTCCTCGTCCGCACCTGCCACAAGCGCGGCGCGCACGCGATCGGCGGCATGGCCGCGTTCATCCCCTCGCGCCGTGACGCCGAGGTGAACAAGGTCGCCTTCGAGAAGGTCAAGGCCGACAAGGACCGCGAGGCGGGCGACGGTTTCGACGGCTCGTGGGTGGCCCACCCCGACCTGGTCCCGATCGCGATGGCCTCCTTCGACGCGGTGCTCGGCGACCGGCCGAACCAGAAGGACCGGCTGCGCGAGGACGTCTCGGTGGCCCCCGGCGATCTGATCGCCATCGACTCCCTGGACGCGAAGCCCACGTATCAGGGCCTGGTCAGCGCGGTCCAGGTCGGCATCCGTTACATCGAGGCGTGGCTGCGCGGCCTCGGCGCGGTCGCCATCTTCAACCTGATGGAGGACGCGGCCACCGCCGAGATCTCGCGCTCGCAGATCTGGCAGTGGATCAACGCCGGTGTCGTCTTCGAGCACGACGGGAAGACGGTCCGGGCCACGGCCGACCTCGCCCGCCAGGTGGCCGCCGACGAACTCGCCGCGATCCGCGCGGAGATCGGCGAGGACGCCTTCGCGGCCGGCAAGTGGCAGCAGGCCCACGACCTCCTCCTTCAGGTCTCCCTCGACGCCGACTACGCCGACTTCCTGACCCTGCCGGCGTACGACCAACTCGTCGGCTGA
- a CDS encoding pentapeptide repeat-containing protein, whose translation MSENHETVAPAPGATRLNLVSDCGDCFGLCCVALAYTASADFAIDKPAGRPCPNLTGEFSCGIHRDLRAKGFQGCTVYDCFGAGQKVSQHTFKGRDWRTAPKSAAAMFEVFPVMRQLHELLWYVTEALALPKARPVHDELRAALRETEAFTELAPDELRDLDVAAHRDGVNRLLLKASELTRAEFKGKKGKDRRGADLMGARLKGADLRGANLRGALVIAADLRGADLRVADLIGADFRDALLDGADLTDAFFLTQAQLNAAKGDRATRIPSALARPAHWAAR comes from the coding sequence TTGTCCGAGAACCACGAGACAGTCGCCCCGGCGCCCGGCGCGACCCGTCTGAACCTCGTCTCCGACTGCGGCGACTGCTTCGGCCTGTGCTGTGTGGCCCTCGCCTACACGGCGTCCGCCGACTTCGCGATCGACAAGCCGGCCGGCCGGCCCTGCCCGAACCTCACGGGCGAGTTCAGCTGCGGCATCCACCGGGACCTGCGCGCCAAGGGCTTCCAGGGCTGCACCGTGTACGACTGCTTCGGGGCCGGCCAGAAGGTCTCCCAGCACACCTTCAAGGGCCGCGACTGGCGCACGGCTCCCAAGAGCGCCGCCGCGATGTTCGAGGTCTTTCCGGTGATGCGTCAGCTCCACGAGCTGCTGTGGTACGTCACCGAAGCGCTCGCGCTGCCCAAGGCCCGGCCCGTGCACGACGAATTGCGCGCGGCGCTGCGCGAGACGGAGGCGTTCACCGAGCTCGCCCCCGACGAGCTGCGCGACCTGGACGTGGCTGCCCACCGCGACGGGGTCAACCGCCTGCTCCTGAAGGCGAGCGAACTGACCAGGGCGGAGTTCAAGGGCAAGAAGGGCAAGGACCGGCGCGGGGCCGACCTGATGGGCGCTCGCCTCAAGGGCGCCGACCTGCGCGGCGCGAACCTGCGGGGCGCGCTCGTGATCGCCGCCGACCTGCGCGGCGCCGATCTGCGCGTGGCCGACCTGATCGGCGCGGACTTCCGCGACGCGCTGCTCGACGGCGCCGATCTGACCGACGCGTTCTTCCTCACCCAGGCCCAGCTGAACGCGGCGAAGGGCGACCGGGCGACCCGGATCCCGTCCGCCCTGGCACGCCCCGCCCACTGGGCCGCGCGCTAG
- a CDS encoding nucleobase:cation symporter-2 family protein, which produces MAAQPRFRNFAVRPAQTGEKHPVDETLPPLKMFTSGLQHVAAMYAGVVAPPMIVGPAVGLDAKETAFLVAASLFTAGLATLLQTLGIWKIGAKLPFVNGVSFAGVTPMIAIGKEHGGHAIPVILGGVIVAGLLGFLAAPYFGRLVRFFPPVVTGTVITLIGVSLLPVAFNWSSGGNEKAGDYGSLSNLALAAITLVIVLALRKLLHGFMQQIAILLGLVAGSVIAIPMGKTSLDAIKNADVVGFPTPFHFGAPQFDIAAIVSMCIVMLVCMTESTADMLALGKIVERPADQETIAAGLRADTLGSVLSTVFNGFMASAFAQNIGLVAMTKVRSRFVVATGGLILVALGLSPVAASVISLVPLPVLGGAGIVLFGSVAASGIQTLSTAALEKGENALIVAASVGVGLIPIAKPDFYHAFPDKLLVVLDSGISTGCVVAIVLNLAFNHLGSRRSDDEGAEAGVLPMAEPEAALH; this is translated from the coding sequence GTGGCCGCACAGCCCAGGTTTCGCAACTTCGCAGTCCGCCCCGCCCAGACCGGCGAGAAGCACCCGGTCGATGAGACGCTTCCCCCACTGAAGATGTTCACCAGCGGCCTCCAGCACGTGGCCGCCATGTACGCGGGTGTGGTGGCCCCGCCCATGATCGTCGGTCCCGCCGTGGGGCTCGACGCCAAGGAGACCGCGTTCCTGGTCGCCGCGAGCCTGTTCACCGCGGGGCTCGCCACGCTCCTCCAGACTCTCGGGATCTGGAAGATCGGCGCCAAGTTGCCCTTCGTGAACGGGGTTTCGTTCGCCGGTGTCACCCCGATGATCGCCATCGGCAAGGAGCACGGCGGCCACGCGATCCCCGTCATACTCGGCGGCGTGATCGTCGCCGGACTGCTCGGCTTCCTGGCCGCTCCCTACTTCGGCAGGCTCGTCCGCTTCTTCCCGCCGGTCGTCACCGGCACCGTGATCACCCTGATCGGTGTCTCGTTGCTGCCCGTCGCCTTCAACTGGTCCTCCGGCGGCAACGAGAAGGCCGGGGACTACGGTTCGCTCTCCAACCTCGCGCTCGCCGCGATCACCCTGGTCATCGTGCTCGCGCTGCGCAAACTCCTGCACGGCTTCATGCAGCAGATCGCCATCCTGCTCGGCCTCGTGGCGGGATCGGTCATCGCGATCCCCATGGGCAAGACCAGCCTGGACGCCATCAAGAACGCGGATGTCGTCGGCTTTCCGACCCCCTTCCACTTCGGCGCCCCGCAGTTCGACATCGCCGCGATCGTCTCGATGTGCATCGTGATGCTCGTGTGCATGACGGAGTCCACGGCCGACATGCTGGCGCTCGGCAAGATCGTCGAGCGTCCGGCCGATCAGGAGACCATCGCGGCCGGCCTGCGCGCCGACACCCTGGGATCCGTGCTCAGCACCGTCTTCAACGGCTTCATGGCCAGCGCCTTCGCGCAGAACATCGGGCTCGTCGCGATGACCAAGGTGCGCAGCCGGTTCGTGGTGGCGACCGGTGGTCTCATCCTCGTGGCGCTCGGCCTGAGTCCCGTCGCCGCCTCGGTGATCTCCCTGGTGCCACTGCCGGTGCTCGGCGGCGCGGGCATCGTGCTCTTCGGCTCGGTGGCCGCGAGCGGCATCCAGACGCTCTCCACGGCCGCGCTGGAGAAGGGTGAGAACGCTCTCATCGTGGCCGCCTCGGTCGGCGTCGGCCTGATACCGATAGCCAAGCCCGACTTCTACCACGCCTTCCCCGACAAGCTGCTCGTCGTCCTCGACTCCGGCATATCCACCGGCTGTGTCGTGGCGATCGTGCTCAACCTCGCCTTCAACCACCTCGGTTCACGCCGCTCCGATGACGAGGGGGCCGAGGCCGGGGTCCTGCCCATGGCCGAACCGGAGGCCGCCCTGCACTGA
- a CDS encoding DUF5955 family protein — MLRGVEQRAVAGSGEDPRVSALRAAVSRLRRQLAGHPVEFPDRAVAEDELAALEAMAIGGVPEVPRLRRSLLLIAGSIGSVSALAGAVAEVREAVELFGGTPGRY; from the coding sequence TTGTTGCGAGGAGTGGAGCAGAGGGCCGTGGCCGGCAGCGGCGAGGACCCCAGAGTGAGCGCGTTGCGGGCCGCCGTGTCCCGGCTGCGCCGACAGCTGGCCGGACACCCGGTGGAGTTCCCCGACCGGGCCGTGGCAGAGGACGAGCTCGCGGCGCTGGAGGCGATGGCCATCGGCGGGGTCCCCGAGGTGCCCCGGCTGCGGCGCTCGCTGTTACTGATCGCGGGCTCGATCGGCTCCGTCAGCGCGCTGGCGGGCGCGGTCGCCGAGGTCCGCGAGGCGGTCGAGCTCTTCGGCGGCACGCCGGGGCGGTACTGA
- a CDS encoding chitosanase has product MHTPHGTTPARRTRIVIRALLGAALLAVPVTAYAADDPAAAPADNVTVINAAATGLDDPAKKDIAMQLVSSAENSSLDWKAQYKYIEDIKDGRGYTAGIIGFCSGTGDMLDLVRLYTARNPGNVLAKYLPALEKVNGSDSHKGLDPNFTKDWKTAASETAFKEAQNDERDRVYFDPAVKQGKSDGLGTLGQFIYYDAIVMHGDGTDPTSFSSIRKRALAKAKTPAKGGNETTYLDAFLDARVWAMKQEEAHSDTSRVDTEQRVFLKKGNLGLNTPLDWKVYGDPYHIG; this is encoded by the coding sequence GTGCACACCCCCCACGGCACCACCCCCGCACGTCGTACCAGGATCGTCATCCGCGCCTTGCTCGGCGCCGCGCTGCTCGCGGTTCCGGTCACGGCCTACGCCGCCGACGACCCGGCCGCCGCGCCGGCGGACAATGTGACGGTGATCAACGCCGCCGCGACCGGGCTCGACGACCCGGCGAAGAAGGACATAGCCATGCAGCTCGTCTCCAGCGCGGAGAACTCCTCGCTGGACTGGAAGGCGCAGTACAAGTACATCGAGGACATCAAGGACGGCCGGGGCTACACCGCCGGCATCATCGGGTTCTGCTCGGGCACCGGTGACATGCTCGACCTGGTCAGGCTCTACACCGCGCGCAACCCCGGCAACGTCCTCGCGAAGTACCTGCCGGCTCTGGAGAAGGTGAACGGAAGCGACTCCCACAAGGGACTGGACCCGAACTTCACCAAGGACTGGAAGACCGCCGCGTCGGAGACGGCCTTCAAGGAGGCCCAGAACGACGAGCGGGACCGGGTGTACTTCGACCCGGCCGTCAAGCAGGGCAAGTCCGACGGGCTCGGCACGCTCGGCCAGTTCATCTACTACGACGCCATCGTGATGCACGGTGACGGCACCGACCCGACCAGCTTCAGCTCCATCCGCAAGCGCGCCCTGGCCAAGGCGAAGACCCCGGCCAAGGGCGGCAACGAGACGACGTATCTCGACGCCTTCCTCGACGCCCGCGTGTGGGCGATGAAGCAGGAGGAGGCGCACAGCGACACCAGCCGGGTCGACACCGAACAGCGGGTCTTCCTCAAGAAGGGCAATCTCGGCCTGAACACGCCGCTGGACTGGAAGGTCTACGGCGACCCGTACCACATCGGATAA
- a CDS encoding TIGR03086 family metal-binding protein translates to MNTDPSTDPSTDADVRRAHPDLGPAAAELVRLLDGVGDDQLSAPTPCPEYPLRDLLAHVLGLSVAFQDAARKVRGPSTGTAPSSAAPPALPDDWRAALPRNLAAMAEAWRDPAAWEGDTQIGGLDLPGAVSGRVGLDELVVHGWDVARATGQDYHPSTADLEVSRAFLAPSKDDPAARGGAFGPAVDVADSAPLLDRVIGLSGRDPGWSRNGLSGGSGRLL, encoded by the coding sequence ATGAACACCGATCCGAGCACCGATCCGAGCACCGACGCCGACGTCCGGCGCGCCCACCCCGATCTCGGCCCCGCGGCCGCCGAGCTGGTCCGCCTGCTCGACGGCGTGGGTGACGATCAGCTGTCCGCGCCGACGCCGTGCCCCGAGTACCCCCTGCGGGACCTGCTCGCCCATGTGCTGGGTCTGAGCGTGGCCTTCCAGGACGCCGCCCGCAAGGTGCGCGGCCCTTCGACCGGCACCGCTCCGAGCTCGGCGGCGCCGCCGGCGCTGCCCGACGACTGGCGCGCCGCTCTGCCCCGCAACCTCGCCGCCATGGCCGAGGCCTGGCGGGACCCGGCGGCCTGGGAGGGCGACACGCAGATCGGCGGCCTCGACCTGCCGGGCGCGGTCAGCGGCCGCGTAGGCCTGGACGAACTGGTCGTGCACGGCTGGGACGTGGCCCGCGCCACCGGGCAGGACTACCACCCCTCCACCGCCGACCTGGAGGTCTCCCGGGCCTTCCTCGCACCGTCCAAGGACGATCCGGCCGCCCGTGGCGGTGCGTTCGGACCCGCCGTCGACGTGGCCGACAGCGCCCCTCTGCTCGACCGCGTGATCGGCCTGAGCGGGCGCGACCCGGGCTGGTCGCGCAACGGCCTGTCCGGCGGATCTGGTCGCCTCCTGTAA
- a CDS encoding YfcC family protein has translation MRFPSALTILAVVTLAVWLLAFVIPSGAYERNADGAPVQGTYHRAGTGQSFTDRLSDLFLSPVNGLYGIQDAKSGRVGPTMAGELYGSAGVFLFVLAIGAFITVVFATGALDRGIGLLAHRLRARGALLIAGVMTVFSVLGTVEGFAEETLGFYGLIVPLMLALGYDRLVATGTIIVGAGIGVLCSTVNPFATGVASSAAGISLGDGIALRFVMWLALTAVSIAYVIRYGRRVQRDPAKSLTGFLPGDREHARTDQEDGAGPPELTRTHRLVLVLLTLVFAFMIFSVVPWSSALTGRADATPYPWELGWSFPQLAALFLVAAALVGIAARLGEARLSSTIIQGAADFISPALVIVLARGVTVIMNNSGITDTVLHSIEGVVKGAPSAVFAVLVFVVNLPLAFLIPSTSGHATLAMPILAPLAGFAGVSRAVVVTAWQAASGWMNLWVPTTAVTIGGVALAKVGYDKYLRFVAPLLAVLAVLICAFVAVGAAFT, from the coding sequence ATGCGCTTTCCCAGTGCGCTCACGATTCTCGCGGTCGTCACCCTGGCGGTGTGGCTCCTGGCGTTCGTCATCCCTTCGGGCGCGTACGAGCGCAACGCCGACGGCGCGCCCGTCCAGGGCACCTATCACCGCGCCGGCACCGGCCAGAGCTTCACCGACCGCCTCAGCGACCTCTTCCTCTCCCCGGTCAACGGGCTCTACGGCATCCAGGACGCCAAGTCCGGCCGGGTCGGCCCCACCATGGCCGGCGAACTGTACGGCAGCGCCGGGGTGTTCCTCTTCGTCCTCGCCATCGGCGCGTTCATCACGGTGGTCTTCGCCACCGGCGCCCTCGACCGGGGGATCGGTCTGCTCGCCCACCGTCTGCGCGCGCGGGGCGCGCTCCTGATCGCGGGCGTGATGACGGTCTTCTCCGTCCTCGGCACGGTCGAGGGCTTCGCCGAGGAGACGCTTGGCTTCTACGGATTGATCGTGCCGCTGATGCTGGCGCTCGGCTACGACCGTCTGGTCGCGACGGGCACGATCATCGTGGGCGCGGGCATCGGCGTGCTGTGCTCGACGGTCAACCCGTTCGCGACGGGCGTCGCCTCCTCGGCAGCGGGGATCTCGCTCGGCGACGGCATCGCGCTGCGCTTCGTGATGTGGCTGGCCCTGACGGCGGTGTCCATCGCGTACGTCATCCGCTACGGCCGCCGCGTCCAGCGGGACCCGGCGAAGTCCCTGACCGGGTTCCTGCCCGGGGACCGGGAGCACGCGCGGACGGATCAGGAGGACGGGGCCGGGCCACCCGAGCTGACCCGTACCCACCGCTTGGTCCTGGTCCTGCTCACCCTCGTCTTCGCCTTCATGATCTTCTCGGTGGTGCCGTGGTCGAGCGCGCTGACCGGCAGGGCGGACGCCACCCCCTACCCCTGGGAACTGGGCTGGTCCTTCCCGCAGTTGGCGGCCCTTTTCCTGGTGGCGGCGGCCCTGGTGGGCATCGCGGCCCGGCTGGGGGAGGCGCGGCTGAGCTCGACGATCATCCAGGGCGCGGCGGACTTCATCTCCCCGGCCCTGGTCATCGTGCTGGCCAGGGGCGTCACGGTGATCATGAACAACTCGGGGATCACGGACACGGTGCTGCACTCGATCGAGGGCGTCGTGAAGGGCGCGCCGTCCGCCGTGTTCGCCGTGCTGGTCTTCGTGGTGAACCTTCCCCTGGCCTTCCTGATCCCCTCAACCTCGGGCCATGCCACCCTCGCGATGCCGATCCTGGCTCCGCTCGCCGGCTTCGCGGGCGTCTCGCGCGCGGTCGTGGTGACCGCCTGGCAGGCGGCGAGCGGCTGGATGAACCTGTGGGTCCCGACCACCGCCGTCACCATCGGCGGCGTGGCCCTGGCGAAGGTGGGCTACGACAAGTATCTGCGCTTCGTGGCCCCGCTGCTCGCGGTCCTGGCCGTGCTGATCTGCGCGTTCGTGGCGGTGGGCGCGGCGTTCACCTGA
- a CDS encoding nucleotidyltransferase family protein: MTRSTTQTARVTGLLLAAGGGRRLGGRPKALLTHRGRPLVENAIRALREGGCDTVYVVLGAAADEVRARADLRGCVLVDNPGWADGMGSSLRAGLEALAASGGRAGGAGAALVSLVDQPGIGAAAIARVRAAHRSGDCLVAASYDGRRGHPVLFGAARWADIAASATGDRGARAYLKAHEDEITLVECGDVAEPYDIDTEADLSRLQ, translated from the coding sequence ATGACGCGATCAACCACACAGACGGCGCGGGTCACCGGACTGCTGCTCGCGGCGGGCGGCGGCCGGCGGCTCGGCGGACGGCCCAAGGCGCTGCTCACCCACCGGGGCCGGCCGCTCGTCGAGAACGCGATCCGGGCGCTGCGCGAGGGCGGCTGCGACACGGTGTACGTGGTGCTCGGCGCCGCGGCCGACGAGGTGCGGGCCCGGGCCGACCTGAGGGGGTGCGTGCTGGTCGACAACCCCGGCTGGGCCGACGGCATGGGCTCCTCGCTGCGCGCGGGCCTGGAAGCGCTGGCCGCCTCGGGGGGCCGGGCCGGCGGGGCCGGGGCCGCGCTGGTGAGCCTGGTCGACCAGCCGGGCATCGGCGCGGCGGCGATCGCGCGGGTGCGCGCCGCCCACCGTTCGGGCGACTGCCTCGTGGCGGCCTCGTACGACGGCAGGCGCGGGCACCCGGTCCTGTTCGGCGCGGCCCGCTGGGCGGACATCGCCGCGTCCGCGACGGGCGACCGGGGCGCCCGCGCCTACCTGAAGGCCCATGAGGACGAGATCACGCTCGTCGAATGCGGGGACGTGGCCGAGCCCTACGACATCGACACCGAGGCGGATCTGAGCCGTCTCCAGTAG